From a single Loxodonta africana isolate mLoxAfr1 chromosome 9, mLoxAfr1.hap2, whole genome shotgun sequence genomic region:
- the FUT7 gene encoding alpha-(1,3)-fucosyltransferase 7, with product MPVLARWRLRAWWSLAGGALLLALWLLWPPRLVPGETLEPQPTLTILVWHWPFADEPPDLPSDTCTRFGATHCRLSANRSLLASADAVVFHHRELQAHRVRLPLDRRPQGQPWVWASMESPSHTHGLRRLHGIFNWVLSYRQDSDIFVPYGHLEPRTGPPPPPLPTKSGVATWVVSNFQERQQRARLYRQLAPYLRIDVFGRAIGRPLCADCLLPTVARYRFYLAFENSQHRDYITEKFWRNALAAGTVPVVLGPPRANYEAFVPPDTFVHVDDFGSTRELAAFLAGMNKTRYQRFFAWRDQLRVRLVGDWQERFCAICARYPHLPRGQVYEDLEGWFQA from the exons ATGCCC GTACTGGCTAGATGGCGGCTGAGGGCCTGGTGGAGCCTGGCTGGGGGGGCCCTGCTCTTGGCCCTCTGGCTTCTGTGGCCTCCCAGGCTAGTCCCTGGGGAGACCCTGGAGCCCCAGCCCACACTTACCATCCTCGTCTGGCACTGGCCCTTTGCTGACGAGCCCCCGGACCTGCCTAGCGACACCTGTACCCGCTTTGGGGCCACCCACTGCCGCCTGAGCGCCAACCGAAGCCTGCTGGCCAGTGCTGACGCTGTGGTCTTCCACCACCGTGAACTGCAGGCACACCGGGTCCGGCTGCCCCTAGACAGGCGGCCGCAGGGGCAGCCCTGGGTCTGGGCCTCCATGGAGTCGCCCAGCCACACGCATGGCCTCAGGCGCCTCCACGGCATCTTCAACTGGGTGCTGAGCTACCGGCAGGACTCGGACATCTTCGTGCCCTATGGCCACCTGGAGCCGCGCACGgggcccccgcccccgccactgccaaccaaaagtggGGTGGCCACCTGGGTGGTCAGCAACTTCCAGGAGCGACAGCAGCGGGCGCGACTGTACCGTCAGCTGGCGCCTTACCTGCGGATAGATGTGTTTGGCCGGGCTATCGGGCGGCCACTCTGTGCCGACTGCCTGCTGCCCACCGTGGCCCGCTACCGTTTCTACCTGGCCTTTGAGAACTCTCAGCACCGAGACTACATCACGGAAAAGTTCTGGCGTAACGCGCTGGCGGCCGGCACTGTGCCTGTGGTGCTGGGGCCCCCGCGGGCCAACTACGAGGCTTTTGTGCCGCCCGACACCTTTGTGCACGTGGACGACTTCGGCTCGACCCGGGAGTTGGCCGCGTTCCTGGCCGGCATGAACAAGACTCGCTACCAGCGCTTCTTTGCCTGGCGCGACCAGCTGCGCGTGCGGCTGGTCGGCGACTGGCAGGAGCGCTTTTGCGCCATCTGTGCCCGCTACCCCCACCTGCCTCGAGGCCAGGTCTATGAGGACCTTGAGGGCTGGTTCCAGGCCTGA
- the NPDC1 gene encoding neural proliferation differentiation and control protein 1 isoform X2 has translation MTSEGSREVRGPKDATTCPGSLDCALRRRARCPPGAHVCGPCLQPFQEDQHGLCVPRTRRPPGRGLPQPRLEDEIDFLAQELARQEAGPSGLTQQPQPEVRHRLLEPAATLGLSQPGRGPELGLPFPPGAPTPASHASLGSPVSSGPVHMSPLEPRGGRGDGLVLVPILACSLAGAAALAMAAFCWCRLQREIRLSQKADYAAQKDPGSPASPRISPGDQRLAHSAEVYHYQHQKQQMLCLERHKEPPKELDSVSSDEENEDGDFTVYECPGLAPTGEMEVRNPLFDDSSLATPPLQ, from the exons ATGCAACCACCTGCCCCGGGAGCCTGGACTGTGCCCTGAGGAGGCGGGCACGGTGCCCCCCAGGTGCGCACGTCTGTGGGCCCTGCCTTCAACCCTTCCAGGAGGACCAGCACGGACTCTGTGTGCCCAGGACACGCCGGCCTCCAG GGAGGGGCTTACCCCAGCCCAGATTGGAAGATGAGATCGACTTTCTAGCCCAGGAGCTTGCCCGGCAGGAGGCAGGGCCCTCAGGGCTCACCCAGCAGCCACAGCCAGAGGTCCGACATCGGCTTCTGGAGCCTG CAGCCACCCTGGGGCTGTCCCAGCCGGGCCGGGGACCCGAGCTGGGCCTCCCCTTCCCCCCGGGAGCCCCTACGCCCGCTTCTCATGCCTCCTTGGGCTCCCCAGTGTCATCGGGGCCCGTGCATATGTCTCCCCTGGAGCCCCGAGGCGGGCGCGGCGATGGCCTGGTCCTCG TGCCGATCCTGGCGTGCTCCTTGGCCGGCGCAGCCGCCCTCGCCATGGCCGCCTTCTGCTGGTGCAG GCTGCAGCGAGAAATCCGCCTGAGCCAGAAGGCCGACTACGCTGCGCAGAAGGACCCGGGCTCCCCGGCGTCTCCCCGGATCTCG CCCGGGGACCAGCGACTGGCGCACAGCGCCGAGGTGTACCACTACCAGCACCAAAAGCAGCAGATGCTGTGCCTGGAGCG GCATAAAGAGCCCCCCAAGGAGCTGGACTCGGTGTCCTCGGACGAGGAGAACGAAGACGGAGACTTCACGGTGTACGAGTGCCCGGGCCTGGCTCCG ACCGGAGAGATGGAGGTCCGGAACCCGCTATTCGACGACTCCTCGCTGGCCACGCCCCCACTGCAGTGA